tttttgagagaaaaaaaagagagagtaaacTGTAACAAAAAATGCTCTTGTACATTCGTGAATTGCTtgaatatgataataataattaataatgatgatggCTGTTGTGGTGATAAATAATAGCACTATATAGGAAAGCAGAAAACAGAACAAAGAAGTTGTGCCTGATGAATAAAGCTGGAAGCTTGGGCAGTATAGGAGCTGTCTTGGGTGGATTGGTTAAGCCCTTCCTGGCACTGGTTCATAAAATCATCCTTCTTCGCCTGTAAACAAAAGTAGATTAAATAACGTGAAAATCAAGTACATTATGGTGTGTAAAACAAGAAGATTCTAACTcgtatatatctaattaatagcTAGAGATGAAGCATAGCAGTTTTCAGCTATCATTCTTGTAAAATATGCACAAAAAGAAACCAGGAAGTCACCTGAGCTTGACCGGTTAGTTCGCCGGCGCTGTAAGTGATGTCATTACCTCTGCTATCCATTCCCTTTCTTTCTTACTTCTTTTATGGATGATTTAGTAATGCAAATTGGttgaagaaatgaagagaaTGGAGTgaaatttatagattaaaaaaaaaaaaaaagtgcactTCCCTTGCCACGTAAAGTCCCCAGATCACAAGGTGTTACAAACACGTGTCATGATATAACAGTTTGATTATGGGGCGTGGAATGTTTCAAAGGAATTTGCTCAGTCAATTGGGAGAAACCCTTGGCTTAGAGTACGGATAAATCTCGGCTCTTGTGATTAAATTGGTATCTCTACACGACACTTAGGCGTATTTAAATGCATTAATTATCTGACTAAATCGTGGATTTTATAAATAacagtgaataaaaaaaattaagaaatggaTGTAATGGGTTCTGTGACGAGTGGGATTTTTTAAAATCGATTAATTTGACTTAACttgtatgttttataattttctatttatatttgatattttataaattgaatatttatttttattttatttagaaatgtttggatttcaaaatttttattagtggatttcctattagatttatttaatataaaaaaacttatttattttttttttttggagaggaAAGTAGAGATAATTAGAATTTAATGGTAGTGTAAGGTACAGAAATTAAAACTAACAATAGGGGTTTTATGACATCTATATTTTATGCTGCAAGTctgtttataaataaaaactaataaaaattaacaatataaacaCACCTcgtaaaaatatatgtaatatcCACAAGAAATTTAGCATAATACAATATACTCAAACCAtctaaatctaaaacaaaactaaattagtcgggtttaaaatttataaaatataaaaaatcagattaaatataattaaaaacttacaCTCAAATACCATGCCAAAATTCATCATGTGTCTTGTTAGGCTATTTATCTAAAaagaaatgagaataaaatttatgttcTAATTTCTAACACATGATTTTAACTCAATATTGTCGAGTTTGTTACTTGAACTAAAATGACATGTAGTTTAGTgggataataaaattgaaagcccACCATGCAGCTCCACCGCTACCCTTTTCTCACATCACTGATGACAACAAGAGGTGCTCGTAGACACTAGAGGTCTTGGCCCAACGGTTGAAGGGGTTTATTCCCTTCCTTTGCATCatgggttcaaacctcatcgTGCACGTCTGTCACTTCCGCGATGCCtgacatgctcactgggtttgcaggatgttcagcgagccgtgagattagtcgtgatgcgcacaagctggcccggacacccatgtaaatcaaaaaaaaaaaaaaaggtgctcgTAGAGATAATAACCATATCTTATGCAAGTCTGTCttcaattattcaaataaaaatgagcATGgagctgaaaaaaaaatgtaatgtgGATGTTTGAGTCAGTATAtatgtatcttaattaattttatgggttatgaagttaatgaccatataaacCTTTACTGACTATCATATTAGTAATCTCATAACTCgaacttgaaaatatatgaaaaacaaatcttttaatCCCAAATTTTTATTACTGAACCATCTATTATTAGATGGTTACATATacccaattttttattcatggagATGGAGATTAGTAAAGGTGGATTAAATTGTCTTACCTTTAGGGTATGATAATAAATTTGTAtcatttgaattatatatataatttattatatgtattgaaaaaaaatatgaattaattcacttttaagagataaatgacttatcatctttttttttaatttgttgaaaaaattaaaacactcCTGTATCACTGCGTAATGATATATtatctcaaattttttattctcaaagtagtcttttagaaaaacaaaaggttttaTTGAGAATCAAAGAgatattaattaagaatttttccTACAAAATATAtgatcttttttgaaaaatgagtatttaaatgtttttcttagaattattttcctttcacCAATAAGATtgacaaagattaaaaaattaagtttctttctaaaatttaatttgattttcttaaaagagttttaaaaaaacacaactatgTGCATTTAATGAGAAGGGAGAGATTCCAACAcacacaaaagaagaaaaaataattaaaaatattgtattttagttaattttgacTTGGGtttagaaaattatgaaaaaaaaagaaagagaaaatgatatttgaagatagaaattattttttggagAAGAGAAAATTTATGCTGACcgagaaagaaaattgaaaattttcaaaacttgataaataaatataattttcttaaattaaataaaaataattttcgaCTTCCcggcgaaaaaaaaaaactaataaattatataCGCCAGCAAATCAAACAGCAATGCATGAGAACTCCAAAAGCGTAATCTGCTGACACGTTCGAATTCAATATACTGAACGACCACGTGCCACTACCTCACAGGCAGTGtcttctataaaaaaacatcaagccGACACATAAAGCAGGGATTGCTCACAAACGCGAGGCACGTACCCTACAAGTGTCAGCAAAGAAGGACACGTGTGAGTCATACAGTAACCATTGTAAGGCTATAAAATTTCACGCAAACAAGAAGGGTTCACATTCACTGCAACTAAAGCTCGTTATACAGCTACTTAAGAAAAACGAGGCTAGCCAGAGAATTACCTTTCAATTTTCAAGAGCAAAATGGCATCTCATGAGCAGAGCTACAGAGCTGGTGAATCCCATGGCCGAGCtgaggtatatatatatatatatcatatgatCAGTTTATTTCTCGCATCAATGGCAGCGACTTTCCTGATATAGTGATATTGATTGCTGATGTATTAAAGTTATTGCCTGAACAGGAGAAGACTGGTAGAGTGACAGGTAACATGAAGGAAAAGGCCAGGGAAGTGAAGGACAAGACATGTGAAACAGCCCAGCAAGCCAAAGAGAAGGCTGGACAGAAGGCTCAAGAGGCCAGGGAGAAGACAGCAGAGACTACCGAGACTGCCAAGCAGAAGACCCAGGAAGGCAAGGAGAGCTCCAAGGGGGTTATGCAGCAAACTGGGGAGAAAGTGATGAAGATGGCTGAGAGCGCTAAGGATACTGTGAAGCAGAGTTTGGGGATGGGTGGCCCTGGTGAGGATGAGGATATCTATACCAGGAAAGATGAGACGGAAGATCCTGCTGGTTATAAGAACACCACCACCTATAAGGAGACCAAATACTAGTGCTATATGTACGAATAAGAGCATGGGATCATACATCCATATATAGCTCTGATCCTTTGAATTATGTTCACGTTTATTTGGGCATGTTTTTTAAGTCCTTAATATCACCTTAGCTGGGCAAGCTGCTAGCTAGATAGGGCTCCCTTTGGCTTTCTAAAGATCCCGAGTTTAGCAGCTTGGAACGCTTCGAGTCCAAAAATAAAACAGTCAGTACTGTCGTCTTCATGAAGGGATTCGTTGTGATTTTCACTTTGCTTGATCGATGAAGTAAAATCTTGTTTTCCCTCCCCTTGTTTCTTCGCTTTTGCATGATTTGGCTGATCGTGATGATCACATCAAGTTATCAAGCCAGGACTGACAGAGAAACTTTTACGATTAATCAATCAttaagggaaagaaaaagaaaacttgaaagaa
This genomic interval from Populus alba chromosome 1, ASM523922v2, whole genome shotgun sequence contains the following:
- the LOC118034910 gene encoding uncharacterized protein is translated as MDSRGNDITYSAGELTGQAQAKKDDFMNQCQEGLNQSTQDSSYTAQASSFIHQTGEQVKNMAQGAAEAVKNTLGMNTENTPTTNTSSLDDPIPSNPSNPSNPSTRI
- the LOC118034863 gene encoding uncharacterized protein, producing the protein MASHEQSYRAGESHGRAEEKTGRVTGNMKEKAREVKDKTCETAQQAKEKAGQKAQEAREKTAETTETAKQKTQEGKESSKGVMQQTGEKVMKMAESAKDTVKQSLGMGGPGEDEDIYTRKDETEDPAGYKNTTTYKETKY